A genome region from Triticum aestivum cultivar Chinese Spring chromosome 2B, IWGSC CS RefSeq v2.1, whole genome shotgun sequence includes the following:
- the LOC123045290 gene encoding exocyst complex component EXO70B1 — MSASPPPPEDAVPLAGVGAVAVAGNDKVLAAAHHIVKSLATSKNAADDMIRILSGFDYRLSTITSDLFHSPSPSHSHSPTHAASSEAEGLSLLDFDDAAQLIHLWDTTPEALVFEAPEDDATHYLAAVDVAVDHLAAGGPAAASGRAGVAVQLAMARLEDELRHLMLRHAVPLDASGLYCSLRRLSLESMDDLDTSSEFDPTTPHSQEGAPDTARSASLVGNPFDDQLFDLVRPDAVDELRAIAERMGRAGYASELVQVYCGIRRDLLDECLTVLGVERLSIDEVQRVEWKQLNDKMKKWVHGVKTVVRSLLTGEYRLCDQVLAVSDELRNECFVESTKVCIMQILNFGDAVAVCPRSPEKVSRILDMYEALAEVIPELKELYYGTPGDDVICDLEGVLGRLGDAVKGNLLEFGKVLQQESSRRPMMAGEIHPITRYVMNYLRLLVVYSDTLDKLLDEDAAGDADHNASNGGADDDEEYLQSLTPLGHRLVKLMSYLEANLEEKSKLYEDGALQCIFSMNNTLYIVQKVKDSELGRILGDHWTRGRRGKIRQNSKSYLRISWTKVLSYLKDDGHGSGSVSLGNSSSRVKEKFKNFNFAFDEIYRSQTLWKVPDPQLREELKISISENVIPAYRAFLGRYGSLVDNGRNSGKYIKYTPEDLENQLSDLFEGSLGSANHSRRRL, encoded by the coding sequence ATGTCggcgtctccgccgccgcccgaggacgcCGTGCCTCTGGCGGGCGtcggcgccgtcgccgtcgccggcaacGACAAGGTCCTCGCCGCGGCGCACCACATCGTCAAGTCGCTCGCCACCTCCAAGAACGCCGCCGACGACATGATCCGCATCCTCTCGGGCTTCGACTACCGCCTCTCCACCATCACCTCCGACCTCTTCCACTCGCCCTCGCCCTCCCACTCCCACTCCCCGACCCACGCCGCCTCCTCGGAGGCCGAGGGCCTCTCTCTGCTGGATTTCGACGACGCGGCGCAGCTCATCCACCTCTGGGACACCACCCCGGAGGCGCTCGTCTTCGAGGCCCCCGAGGACGACGCCACGCACTACCTCGCGGCGGTCGACGTCGCCGTCGACCACCTCGCCGCCGGGGGCCCCGCAGCCGCCTCGGGCCGCGCGGGCGTCGCCGTGCAGCTCGCCATGGCGCGCCTCGAGGACGAGCTCCGCCACCTCATGCTCCGCCACGCCGTGCCGCTCGACGCCAGCGGCCTCTACTGCTCGCTCCGCCGCCTCTCGCTCGAGTCCATGGACGACCTCGACACCTCCTCCGAGTTTGACCCCACCACCCCGCACAGCCAGGAGGGCGCGCCAGATACCGCCCGCAGCGCCAGTCTCGTGGGGAACCCCTTCGACGACCAGCTGTTCGACCTGGTGCGGCCTGACGCTGTTGATGAGCTGCGCGCCATTGCTGAGCGGATGGGGCGCGCTGGCTATGCAAGTGAACTCGTGCAGGTTTACTGCGGCATCCGCCGGGACCTGCTTGATGAGTGCCTCACAGTTCTGGGCGTCGAGCGGCTCAGCATCGACGAGGTTCAGCGTGTGGAGTGGAAACAGCTGAATGACAAGATGAAGAAGTGGGTGCATGGCGTCAAGACGGTTGTCCGTTCCCTGCTGACAGGCGAGTATCGGCTCTGCGACCAGGTGCTCGCAGTGTCTGATGAGCTGCGGAACGAGTGCTTTGTTGAATCCACCAAGGTTTGCATAATGCAGATTCTTAACTTTGGGGATGCTGTGGCTGTGTGCCCTCGTTCGCCGGAGAAAGTGTCCCGGATTCTTGATATGTATGAGGCACTTGCCGAGGTAATTCCTGAGCTCAAGGAACTCTACTATGGGACTCCTGGGGATGATGTGATCTGTGATTTGGAGGGGGTCCTTGGGAGGCTTGGGGATGCAGTCAAGGGTAACCTTCTTGAGTTTGGGAAGGTTCTACAGCAGGAGTCGTCACGCCGGCCTATGATGGCTGGTGAGATCCACCCAATCACACGTTATGTGATGAACTATCTTAGGTTGTTGGTCGTTTACAGTGATACGCTTGACAAACTCTTGGATGAGGATGCTGCCGGAGATGCTGATCATAATGCTTCAAATGGAGgtgctgatgatgatgaggagtatcTGCAGAGCTTGACCCCACTTGGACATCGCTTGGTGAAGCTCATGTCTTACTTGGAGGCCAATTTGGAGGAAAAATCTAAACTGTATGAGGACGGTGCACTCCAGTGTATATTTTCCATGAATAATACACTTTATATTGTCCAAAAGGTGAAGGATTCCGAGCTTGGGAGGATTTTAGGGGATCATTGGACACGGGGGCGCCGTGGAAAGATTCGGCAAAATTCCAAGAGCTACCTTAGGATATCGTGGACAAAGGTTTTGTCCTATCTCAAGGATGATGGTCATGGCAGTGGGAGTGTAAGTCTTGGGAATTCAAGCTCGAGGGTCAAAGAGAAATTTAAGAACTTCAACTTTGCCTTTGATGAGATTTACAGGAGTCAAACGCTTTGGAAGGTACCGGATCCTCAACTCCGCGAAGAGCTCAAGATATCTATATCTGAAAATGTGATTCCAGCATATCGTGCTTTTCTGGGTAGATATGGTAGTCTAGTGGATAATGGAAGAAATTCTGGTAAATACATAAAGTACACCCCAGAGGACTTGGAAAATCAACTGTCTGATCTTTTCGAAGGGTCACTAGGGTCTGCCAACCATTCCAGAAGAAGGTTATAG